From Streptomyces cyaneogriseus subsp. noncyanogenus, the proteins below share one genomic window:
- a CDS encoding sugar phosphate isomerase/epimerase family protein, producing MTLFRDTSPTEGTPAADGPDEALRRRLGIGRRRFLSTCTAAATAAIAAPVFGAPPALAAQEHGRGHDRGGDILVPAHRRGIILYTVRDATGRDPLATDLPSGFREVFRELARYGYRQVEFAGYRQHANAPGGADLESVQGARLLRRWLDEYGLRAQGNHGFIPPSWPLTTADLDTFKKHLEIANILGMDHMGTGGDPTGSSYRADWDVAADKWNALGEIARREGIKLYTHNHDAAYGFLLDGGPLDGQGRPTRSSGIRKLEYFLEVTDPRLVWLEMDIFWAHVAQYKFHTYTAHDGSTHENVFDPAGLVARHNKRYPLFHAKDGVVSTTNGMGYEMVPFGTGVIDYTTFFSRIGHRSYHNPMVEDDNAPSSTEPGRSLRYAKISYDNLAALRGRRR from the coding sequence GTGACCCTGTTTCGCGACACCTCGCCCACCGAAGGCACCCCCGCCGCCGACGGCCCCGACGAGGCCCTGCGCCGGCGGCTGGGCATCGGCCGCCGCCGCTTCCTGAGCACCTGCACCGCCGCCGCGACCGCCGCGATCGCCGCACCGGTCTTCGGCGCCCCTCCGGCCCTGGCGGCGCAGGAGCACGGCAGAGGCCACGACCGGGGCGGCGACATCCTGGTCCCGGCCCACCGGCGCGGCATCATCCTCTACACCGTCCGCGACGCCACCGGCCGCGACCCCCTCGCCACCGACCTGCCCTCGGGCTTCCGCGAGGTCTTCCGGGAACTGGCGCGGTACGGTTACCGGCAGGTGGAGTTCGCCGGGTACCGCCAGCACGCCAACGCGCCCGGCGGAGCCGACCTGGAGTCCGTGCAGGGGGCCCGCCTGCTGCGCCGCTGGCTCGACGAGTACGGCCTCAGGGCCCAGGGCAACCACGGCTTCATCCCGCCCTCCTGGCCGCTGACCACGGCCGACCTGGACACCTTCAAGAAGCACCTGGAGATCGCCAACATCCTCGGCATGGACCACATGGGCACCGGTGGCGACCCCACCGGAAGCTCCTACCGCGCCGACTGGGACGTGGCCGCCGACAAGTGGAACGCCCTCGGGGAGATCGCCCGGCGGGAGGGCATCAAGCTCTACACCCACAACCACGACGCGGCCTACGGCTTCCTGCTCGACGGCGGCCCGCTCGACGGCCAGGGCCGCCCCACGCGCAGCTCCGGCATCCGGAAGCTGGAGTACTTCCTCGAGGTCACCGACCCCAGGCTCGTCTGGCTCGAAATGGACATCTTCTGGGCGCACGTCGCCCAGTACAAGTTCCACACCTACACGGCCCACGACGGCTCCACCCACGAGAACGTCTTCGACCCGGCCGGACTCGTCGCCCGCCACAACAAGCGCTACCCGCTGTTCCACGCCAAGGACGGCGTCGTCAGCACGACCAACGGCATGGGCTACGAGATGGTGCCCTTCGGAACCGGCGTCATCGACTACACGACGTTCTTCTCGCGGATCGGCCACCGCAGTTACCACAACCCGATGGTCGAGGACGACAACGCCCCGAGCTCCACCGAGCCCGGGCGGTCGCTGCGCTACGCGAAGATCAGCTACGACAACCTCGCGGCCCTGCGCGGGCGCCGCCGCTGA
- a CDS encoding nucleotide pyrophosphatase/phosphodiesterase family protein — protein sequence MTRPGGPTPLLVLDVVGLTPRLLDHMPHLKSLARSGSHAPLGTVLPAVTCAAQSTFLTGTLPSEHGIVGNGWYFRELGDVLLWRQHNGLVAGDKLWDAARRAHPGYTVANICWWYAMGADTDITVTPRPVYYADGRKEPDCYTRPPALHDELTDTLGTFPLFHFWGPGADLTSSRWIIDATRHILRTRRPDLALCYLPHLDYDLQRFGPDDPRSRQAAADLDAAMAPLLDDARAEGRTVVALSEYGITRVNRSVDINRALRRAGLLEVHTQDGMEYLDPMASRAFAVADHQIAHVYVRRPEDLDAARTALEGLPGIDQLLDDEGKKTHHLDHPRAGDLVAVAEPDAWFTYYYWLDDARAPDFARLVEIHRKPGYDPVELFMDPLDPYVKVKAATALARKKLGMRYRMAVVPLDASPIRGSHGRLPASDDDGPLLICSTPRAVGDRVAATDVKQLLLHLAGLG from the coding sequence ATGACCCGACCCGGCGGACCGACCCCGCTGCTCGTCCTGGACGTCGTCGGCCTCACCCCCCGCCTCCTCGACCACATGCCGCACCTGAAGAGCCTCGCCCGCTCCGGCTCCCACGCGCCCCTCGGCACCGTCCTGCCCGCCGTCACCTGCGCCGCCCAGTCCACCTTCCTCACCGGCACCCTCCCCTCCGAGCACGGCATCGTCGGCAACGGCTGGTACTTCCGCGAACTCGGCGACGTCCTGCTGTGGCGCCAGCACAACGGACTCGTCGCCGGTGACAAGCTCTGGGACGCCGCCCGCCGCGCCCACCCCGGCTACACCGTCGCCAACATCTGCTGGTGGTACGCCATGGGCGCCGACACCGACATCACCGTCACCCCCCGCCCCGTCTACTACGCCGACGGCCGCAAGGAACCCGACTGCTACACCAGGCCCCCGGCCCTGCACGACGAACTCACCGACACGCTCGGCACCTTCCCGCTCTTCCACTTCTGGGGCCCCGGCGCGGACCTGACCTCCAGCCGGTGGATCATCGACGCTACCCGGCACATCCTGCGCACCCGCCGCCCCGACCTGGCCCTGTGCTACCTCCCTCACCTCGACTACGACCTGCAGCGCTTCGGCCCCGACGACCCGCGCTCCCGGCAAGCCGCCGCCGACCTGGACGCGGCGATGGCACCCCTCCTGGACGACGCCCGCGCCGAGGGCCGCACCGTCGTCGCCCTGTCCGAGTACGGCATCACCCGCGTGAACCGGTCCGTCGACATCAACCGCGCCCTGCGCCGCGCCGGACTGCTGGAGGTGCACACACAGGACGGCATGGAGTACCTCGACCCGATGGCCTCCCGCGCCTTCGCGGTCGCCGACCACCAGATCGCCCACGTCTACGTCCGCCGCCCCGAGGACCTGGACGCCGCCCGGACCGCCCTGGAGGGCCTGCCCGGCATCGACCAACTCCTCGACGACGAGGGCAAGAAGACCCACCACCTCGACCATCCCCGCGCCGGCGACCTCGTCGCCGTCGCCGAGCCGGACGCCTGGTTCACGTACTACTACTGGCTCGACGACGCCCGCGCGCCCGACTTCGCGCGGCTCGTCGAGATCCACCGCAAACCCGGCTACGACCCGGTCGAGCTGTTCATGGACCCCCTCGACCCCTACGTCAAGGTCAAGGCGGCCACCGCCCTGGCCCGCAAGAAGCTCGGCATGCGCTACCGCATGGCGGTCGTGCCCCTGGACGCCTCACCTATTCGCGGCAGCCACGGCCGCCTCCCCGCGAGCGACGACGACGGTCCGCTTCTCATCTGCTCCACCCCCCGCGCTGTCGGCGACCGCGTCGCGGCCACCGACGTCAAGCAACTCCTGCTCCACCTCGCCGGACTCGGCTGA
- the eboE gene encoding metabolite traffic protein EboE produces the protein MRFRHPDGSTVHLAYCTNVHPAETLDGVLAQLRDHCEPVRRRLGRDRLGIGLWLARDAARALVTDPSALRGLRCALDRRGLEVVTLNGFPYEGFGAEEVKYRVYQPDWADPARLDHTTALARLLAGLLPDDVTEGSISTLPLAWRTAYDGTRAERARDALRGLAERLDALEELTGRSIRVGLEPEPGCVVETTRDAIAPLTAIAHDRIGVCVDTCHLATSFEDPHTALDALTGAGVPVVKSQLSAALHAEHPRLPEVREALAAFAEPRFLHQTRTLTPAGLRGTDDLDEALNGGALPDTGPWRAHFHVPLHAAPAAPLTSTLPVLKAALTRLVGGPHPLTRHLEVETYTWQALPPELRPRARAQLTDGIAAELTLARDLLTDLGLKELP, from the coding sequence ATGCGCTTCCGCCACCCCGACGGCTCCACCGTCCACCTCGCCTACTGCACCAACGTCCACCCCGCCGAGACCCTCGACGGTGTCCTCGCCCAGCTCCGCGACCACTGCGAACCCGTCCGCCGCCGACTGGGCCGCGACCGGCTCGGCATCGGCCTGTGGCTGGCCAGGGACGCCGCCCGCGCCCTGGTCACCGACCCGTCGGCCCTGCGCGGGCTGCGCTGCGCACTCGACCGGCGCGGCCTGGAGGTCGTCACTCTCAACGGCTTCCCGTACGAAGGGTTCGGAGCGGAAGAGGTCAAGTACCGCGTGTACCAGCCGGACTGGGCCGACCCCGCACGCCTCGACCACACCACCGCCCTGGCCCGCCTCCTGGCCGGACTGCTCCCCGACGACGTCACCGAGGGCAGCATCTCCACCCTGCCGCTCGCCTGGCGCACCGCCTACGACGGCACCCGCGCCGAGCGGGCCCGCGACGCCCTGCGCGGCCTCGCCGAACGCCTCGACGCTCTCGAGGAACTCACCGGCCGCTCCATCCGCGTCGGCCTGGAACCCGAACCCGGCTGCGTCGTCGAGACCACCCGCGACGCCATCGCCCCGCTCACCGCGATCGCCCACGACCGTATCGGCGTCTGCGTCGACACCTGCCACCTCGCCACCTCCTTCGAAGACCCGCACACCGCCCTGGACGCCCTCACCGGGGCCGGTGTCCCCGTCGTCAAATCCCAGCTCTCCGCCGCACTGCACGCCGAACACCCCCGTCTCCCCGAGGTCCGCGAGGCGCTCGCCGCCTTCGCCGAACCCCGCTTCCTGCACCAGACCCGCACCCTCACCCCCGCCGGGCTGCGCGGCACCGACGACCTCGACGAGGCCCTGAACGGCGGCGCCCTGCCCGACACCGGCCCCTGGCGCGCCCACTTCCACGTCCCGCTGCACGCGGCCCCCGCCGCGCCCCTCACCTCCACCCTCCCCGTCCTGAAGGCCGCGCTGACCCGCCTCGTCGGCGGCCCGCACCCGCTCACCCGCCACCTGGAGGTCGAGACCTACACCTGGCAGGCCCTCCCGCCCGAGCTGCGGCCCCGCGCCCGCGCCCAGCTCACCGACGGCATCGCCGCCGAGCTGACCCTCGCCCGCGACCTGCTGACCGACCTCGGCCTGAAGGAACTGCCATGA